The region ACCTCGGCTCGTGGGTGACCAGCAGCACGGCGGCCCCCGCGTCGGCGCGCTGCCGGAGCACCTGGACGATCTCGTCGCCCGCCCGGGTGTCGAGGGCTCCGGTGGGCTCGTCCGCGAGGAGCAGACGGCGCTCGCCGACCAGCGCCCGGGCGATGGCGGCCCGCTGACGCTGCCCGCCCGACAGATCGTCGGGATACCGGTCGGCCAGGTCCGCGAGACCGACCTCGTCCAGCACCCGCAGGGACTCGCGCCGGGCCGTCGCCGTGGACACGCCGTCGAGCTCGCGCGGCAGCGCGACGTTCTCGGCCACCGTCAGCGACGGGATGAGGTTGAGGTCCTGGAAAACATAGCCCGCACTCCTGCGGCGCAGTTCCGCGAGCCGCCTGGGTGACAGGTCCCGCAGTTCGCGGCCTTCGAGGAGGACGGACCCCTCGGCCGGCCGGTCGAGCCCGCCCGCCAGGTTGAGCAGGGTGGACTTGCCGGACCCGGACGGGCCCATGACGGCGACCAGTTCGCCCGCCCGCACGTCGAGGCTGACGCCCCGCAGGGCGGGTACGGCGTGCGGCCCCTCGCCGTGGACGCGGACGACGCCCGCGAGGCGGACGATCGGCTCGCCGTCCGGGCGGGGTAACGGGTCCGCTGGGGACGCGGACGGCTCACGCTCGGTCACGTGGTCTCCTTGGCTGGGCTGGAGTCGGAGGGGCGGGCGAGGACGGCTTCGCAGTGGTCGAGCCAGCGCTGCTCGGCCTCGGCCTGGAAGATCATCGAATCGAGGACCAGGCGCTGCGCGCTCTCGGCGGACGCGTCGAAGCCCCGCTTGGCTCGCGTGAGCTCCTGCAGGTTGCGCATCGTCGAGGACCGCTGCGCCTGGATGACCGCCGCCATGTCCACGCCGGGGGTGGTGGCGGCCATGGCGAGCTTGACGACGAGTTCGTCGCGGGGCCGGTCGGCCCGGGAGACGGGCTTGGCGAACCACCGGCCGAGTTCGCCGTGGCCATCGGGGGTGATGGCGTACCGGACGCGGCCCTGTTCGTCCTCACCGGCGCGGGACACCAGGCCGTCCCGCTCCAGGCGGGACAGCGTCGTGTACACCTGCCCGATGTTGAGCGGGCAGGTGTCGGCGGTGGACGCCTCGAACTCGGTCTTGAGCTGGTAGCCGTAACGCGGGCCCTGACTCAGCAGGGCGAGCAGGCCGTGTCGTACGGACATGAATACTAAGTATGCATACTGAGTATGCTCCTGGCGAGCGGATCGCCGAATCGGCGCGTGAAATACCTCGACCCCGGGCGGGAAGCCCGGCCCAGGGTCGACGAGGAGAGGTCAGCAGGAGGGGATCAGCGGCGGATGGCCTTGGCGAGGATGGCGACGAAGGCCGCGAACCCCAGCCCTCCGACGAGCAGGGGAGCCATCACGACCGCGTCGGGATCGGGCCCGGTCAGGTAGCGGAGGCCCATGCCGATGAACAGCAGGCCCGAGAGCAGGCACATCCAGCTCGTACGGTGGACCCGGCGCGGGCGCTCGGCACGAGGATCGGCATGGGGGTCAGGCAGCACGGCGCACCTCCACGTCGCCGACGCCCGCCTTCACGTGCAGTTCGATCGTGGGCGCGTCGCCCTTGCCGGGCGTCTCGGGCTCCAGGACGCGGTCGAACCGAACGTTCGTGCCGTCCTTGACCTGGTGGTCGATCCGCACCTCGCCCAGCTTCGTGAACCCGTACACCTCGACCCGCGCGGTGGGCGGGACGATCACCGCGAGCTGGCCCAGCGACACCGAGGCGTCGAACCTCAGCCGGGCGCCGGACTTCAGGGGAATGTCGCTCAGGTCGAGCTTGCCGTCGCCGATGCCCAGTTCGTAGGTGCCGGGCGACTGGACGGCGGTGACGGGATGCCAGACGAAGTTGCCGACCTTGCGGGGGATGCCGTTGACCGTCGTGCTTCCCACCAGCACGAGCGCCACGATCGTGCCGGCGGCGACCAGCCCGCCGCCTCGCCCGAACCAGGCGGCGACGAGCAGGCCCGCGCCGATCGTGACGAGCACCGCCCCGCCGACGACCGGGAGGCCGACCGTGCCGGTGC is a window of Microbispora sp. NBC_01189 DNA encoding:
- a CDS encoding ABC transporter ATP-binding protein codes for the protein MVRLAGVVRVHGEGPHAVPALRGVSLDVRAGELVAVMGPSGSGKSTLLNLAGGLDRPAEGSVLLEGRELRDLSPRRLAELRRRSAGYVFQDLNLIPSLTVAENVALPRELDGVSTATARRESLRVLDEVGLADLADRYPDDLSGGQRQRAAIARALVGERRLLLADEPTGALDTRAGDEIVQVLRQRADAGAAVLLVTHEPRYAAWADRVVFLRDGRIADSSDAGGTDGADGIGVVSAR
- a CDS encoding PadR family transcriptional regulator produces the protein MSVRHGLLALLSQGPRYGYQLKTEFEASTADTCPLNIGQVYTTLSRLERDGLVSRAGEDEQGRVRYAITPDGHGELGRWFAKPVSRADRPRDELVVKLAMAATTPGVDMAAVIQAQRSSTMRNLQELTRAKRGFDASAESAQRLVLDSMIFQAEAEQRWLDHCEAVLARPSDSSPAKETT